A window of Streptomyces sp. Je 1-332 genomic DNA:
GCAGCGGCGGCGTCGGCCGCTTCACCCGGGACACCTTCGTCCAGGAACGCCCCTACCTGGTGAACCCGTCGGCCTTCCCGGGCACCCTGATGAACGCGGCGGCAGGACGCACGGCCATCCGCCACGGGCTCACCGACGCGAACGCCACCGTCTCCGGCGGACCGCTGGCCTCACTGCACGCGCTGCGTTTCGCCCGGAACACCCTGGTGGCAGGACACGCACGCCGACTCCTGACCGGAGGCGTGGAAGAGCTGTCGCCCCAGAGCGCCTGGGTCTGGTACCGGGCCGGATCGCTCGCACCGAGGGTCGCACTCGGCGAAGGTGCCGCGGTGTTCGCCCTGCGGACCGTCCCGGACGGCGCCACCGGTGTGAACCCCCTCGCCCATGTCATGGCCGTCGAGACCGGGTTCGCCGCAGGCGGCCCCCTCGCCGTCGCCCGTCGCCTCACCATCTGCGTACGGGATGCCATCGCCCGCAGCGGTCTCGGCGCCGCCGACATCGCCGTGGTCGCACCCGGCGCGGCCGGGCGACGCGGCTGGGCGGCCGTGGAGGAACGCGCCCTGGGTGCGGCCCTCGACGGCCCCGGCCACCGGCATCAGCTGCGCGTGCAGGAGGTGCTCGGCGAGACCCACGGAGCGAGCGTCGCCCTTCAGGTCGCCGCCGTCGTCGCCCGCTGGCACGACCCGCATCTCGACACCCGCGGCGAGCGGGCCGCCCTCGTCACCTCCGTCGGCCCGGACGGCTCGGCCGGCTGCGCCGTTCTGCTGCACCCGCACGCGGGCGCCTGACGCTCTCGCCACCGCTCCCGCCCGCTCCACCGATCCACACACACCAGACAAGGAAACATCCCCATGCGTTACCGCTACCTCGGCCGAACCGGCCTCCAGGTCTCCGAGCTGTCCTTCGGGGCGGCCACTCTCGGCACCCCCGGCGCGTTCGGTGGACTGCCCGGTGCGAACTGGTCGCAGTTCGGCGTCAACGCGGGTGACGACGCCGTCCGCCTCGTCCACGCCTGCCACGACGCGGGCGTCAACTTCTTCGACACCGCCGACGTCTACCGGGACGGCGAGTGCGAGGAACTGCTCGGTCTGGCACTCAAGGACCGCCGGGACAAGGCTGTCATCGCCACCAAGGCCCGCTTCTGCACGGACCCCGACGACATCAACGCGGCCGGCTCTTCCCGGCACCACCTGGTGCGCGCCGTCGAGGCAAGCCTCCGTCGCCTCGGCACCGACTACATCGACGTGCTCTACCTCCACGGCACCGACCCGCGAACCTCCCTGGAGGAGACCCTCGGCGCCCTCGACGACCTGGTGCGCGCCGGAAAGCTGCGCTACATCGGCTGCTCGAACTTCCCCGGCTGGCAGCTGATGAAGGCACTCGACATCTCCGACCACCGCAACCTCACCCGCTTCGCCGCCTACCAGGGCTACTACAACCTGGGAGCCCGCGAACTGGAGCACGAGATCGTGCCCGCCGCCGCCGACCAGGGCGTGGGCATCACCGTCTGGAGCCCGCTGGCGGGCGGCTTCTTCAGCGGGAAGTACCGACGCGGGCAGGACGTCTCCGCGGACTTCCGGCTGGCACACGAGGGCCCCGCCTCCATCGCCCCGCTCACCGACCGCGAGCAGGCCTACGACGTGGTGGAGGTGCTCGACGGCATCGCCCGCGAGCGCGGTGTCTCGATCGCCCAGGTCGCACTCAACTGGGTGCTGAGCAAGCCCGCCGTGACGTCCGTGGTCTTCGGCGCAAGCCGCCCCGACCAGCTCAAGGACAACCTCGGCACCGTCGAGTGGGAGCTCACCGCCGAGGAGCGTGTGCGCCTGGACGCCGCAAGCGACCGGCCCGCGCCCTACCCGTACTGGCACATGCGCGCCATCGCCGGCGACCGGGACCTGCCCGGAGACATCCAGCCCTGACCGCGGGCGCGCCCCCCACAGTTCTGCCCGAGCCCGACCCAGGAGCACAGCCGTGCCCATCGCCGTCATCGCCCTGTCACTCAGCGGATTCGCCATCGGAGTCGCCGAGTTCATCATCGCGGGGATCCTCCCCGACATCGGAGCCGACCTCTCCGTCTCCATCCCCACCGCGGGACTTCTGGTGTCCGGATACGCACTCGGCGTCGTCATCGGCGCCCCCGGCCTCACCGTTCTGTGCGCCCGCACCGAACGCAAGAGCCTGCTGATCCGGCTCATGCTGGTCTTCCTCGCCGGAACGGTTCTGTCCGCCCTCGCCCCCACCTACGGGCTGCTCATGGCGGGCCGGGTGCTCTCCGCCCTCGCCCACGGCGCGTTCTTCGGTGTCGCGATGGTGGTCGCGTCCGATCTCGTCGCCGAGGACCGCAAGGGCCGCGCCGTGTCCATGGTCGCCGCGGGGCTCACCCTCTCCACGATCCTCGGCGTCCCGGCGGGCACCTTCATCGGCCAGCACTTCGGCTGGCGGTGGGCCTTCTGGATGGTCGTCCTGTTCGCCGCGGTGGGCCTGGCGGGCATCGCCTCGCTCGTGCCCCGGACGCCGGCGCCCAAGGGCACCGGGCTGCGCTCCGAACTGAAGGTGCTGCGCCGCCCGCAGGTCCTGCTGGTCCTGCTCACCACCGTGCTCGGCTTCGGCGGCGTCATGACCTCGTACACCTACATCGCGGAAATGGTCACCGGCGTCACCGGTTTCGCCGACAGTGCCGTCACCCTGATCATGGTGCTGTTCGGTGTCGGCATGTTCGTCGGCAACCTGATCAGCGGCCGCATCGCGGACCGCGCCCCCAGGAGCGCCATGTGCGGCGCACTGGCGCTGCTCACCCTCGTCCTCGGGGCGTTCACCTTCACGGTGCACGACAAGGTGGCCACCTGCGTGACCGTCTTCCTCTTCGGGGCGGCCACCTTCGCCACCATCTCCCCGCTCCAGATGCGGATCATGGCCAAGGCCGAGGGCGCCCCCACGCTGGCCTCGGCGTCCAACATCGCCGCCTTCAACCTCGCCAACGCCGCGGGCCCGCTGCTCGGCGGCAGGATCATCGGCGCCGGCCTCGGCTACCCCGCCCTCAACTGGGCCGGGGCCCTGGTCACCTTCGTCGGACTCGTGCTCGCCGCCCTCGGCGTGGCAGCCGAGCGCAAGGAGCGCGCCGTCGCGCCCGCCGTCACCTCACCCAGCGAGAGCGCCGCCGCGCACTGAACCCCATGGGTACGAGCCGCGCACTGAACGCCATTGGTACGAAAGGAAGTCACCGTGGAAGCCTCCGTCCTCGACGCGCCCGCCAGCCCCGCCACCCCTGTCACCTCCGCCTACGACCGGACCGTGTCCCGCGCGCTCGTCCACCGCTGGGCCCTGTCCGAGGTGTTCCTCACTGATTCGGTCGCCACCGGCGAGGGCGTCTTCACCGCGGCCGCGCAACTGCCCCTCTCTCACGGCTACTTCCGTGACCATGTGCCGGGGCGGGGCTTCCACGACCCGCTGCTCGTCCTGGAGAGCTGCCGCCAGGCGGTCACCTACGCCTCGCACCTCCATGAGGAGGTGCCCCGCGACACCACGTTCATGGTCACGTCCTGGACGCTCGACATCACCGATCCACAGGCGCTGCGATGCGGCGAACGGCCCGGGGAGCTGCGCATGGACGCGGAGGTCACCCAGCGCGTCCGGCGCGGCGGACGGCTGCGCCGACTGGCCTTCGCCATGGACCTCACGCTCGACGGCAGCACCCTGGGGCGGCTCACCATGGACACGAACTGCACCCCCACCGACCAGTACCACGCACTGCGCCGCATGCAGCGCGGCACCACCGTCCCCACGGCGTTCACCCTCCCCGCGGAGCCCGCCGGAGCACCGGTCGACCCGGCCCGGGTACGCCGACTCGACCCGGCGAACACCGTCCTCGACGCCGTACAGCTGGCCCCGGACAGCCTCACCGCTTCACTCAGCCCTCGTACGCACCGCAATCGCAGCATGTACGACCACCCCTACGACCACGTCCCGGCCATGGTCTTCAGCGAGGCGGCGCGCCAGTGCGCCCTGCTGCTCGGCCTGGAGGACACCGCCACGCCGGAGACCGACGCGGGGCGCGTGCTGCGGCTGCACGGCCGCTTCCTGAAGTTCGCCGAACTGGACGACTCGGTGCAACTGACCGCCGTACGCGAGGAAGACGGCAGCCAGGAGTCCTTCCGCATGAACGCCGTCCAGCAGGACGAGACGGTGGCCGAGGTGCGCGTGGCTCTGGGCTGAGCCTTCCACCCGCCCCTCCACCCGCCTCTTCCGGCC
This region includes:
- a CDS encoding beta-ketoacyl synthase N-terminal-like domain-containing protein, with translation MSIVDEQQRPAATSRTVVPVALDTVGVVSAAGVGLGPLADALRRGGADGGQPPATGEAESYPPLTLRPADFPAADLLGTKGLNRLTRAEQLGMAACTLALEPLSDRSGTGVVLGSAVGSSGGVGRFTRDTFVQERPYLVNPSAFPGTLMNAAAGRTAIRHGLTDANATVSGGPLASLHALRFARNTLVAGHARRLLTGGVEELSPQSAWVWYRAGSLAPRVALGEGAAVFALRTVPDGATGVNPLAHVMAVETGFAAGGPLAVARRLTICVRDAIARSGLGAADIAVVAPGAAGRRGWAAVEERALGAALDGPGHRHQLRVQEVLGETHGASVALQVAAVVARWHDPHLDTRGERAALVTSVGPDGSAGCAVLLHPHAGA
- a CDS encoding aldo/keto reductase, coding for MRYRYLGRTGLQVSELSFGAATLGTPGAFGGLPGANWSQFGVNAGDDAVRLVHACHDAGVNFFDTADVYRDGECEELLGLALKDRRDKAVIATKARFCTDPDDINAAGSSRHHLVRAVEASLRRLGTDYIDVLYLHGTDPRTSLEETLGALDDLVRAGKLRYIGCSNFPGWQLMKALDISDHRNLTRFAAYQGYYNLGARELEHEIVPAAADQGVGITVWSPLAGGFFSGKYRRGQDVSADFRLAHEGPASIAPLTDREQAYDVVEVLDGIARERGVSIAQVALNWVLSKPAVTSVVFGASRPDQLKDNLGTVEWELTAEERVRLDAASDRPAPYPYWHMRAIAGDRDLPGDIQP
- a CDS encoding AfsA-related hotdog domain-containing protein, encoding MEASVLDAPASPATPVTSAYDRTVSRALVHRWALSEVFLTDSVATGEGVFTAAAQLPLSHGYFRDHVPGRGFHDPLLVLESCRQAVTYASHLHEEVPRDTTFMVTSWTLDITDPQALRCGERPGELRMDAEVTQRVRRGGRLRRLAFAMDLTLDGSTLGRLTMDTNCTPTDQYHALRRMQRGTTVPTAFTLPAEPAGAPVDPARVRRLDPANTVLDAVQLAPDSLTASLSPRTHRNRSMYDHPYDHVPAMVFSEAARQCALLLGLEDTATPETDAGRVLRLHGRFLKFAELDDSVQLTAVREEDGSQESFRMNAVQQDETVAEVRVALG
- a CDS encoding MFS transporter, giving the protein MPIAVIALSLSGFAIGVAEFIIAGILPDIGADLSVSIPTAGLLVSGYALGVVIGAPGLTVLCARTERKSLLIRLMLVFLAGTVLSALAPTYGLLMAGRVLSALAHGAFFGVAMVVASDLVAEDRKGRAVSMVAAGLTLSTILGVPAGTFIGQHFGWRWAFWMVVLFAAVGLAGIASLVPRTPAPKGTGLRSELKVLRRPQVLLVLLTTVLGFGGVMTSYTYIAEMVTGVTGFADSAVTLIMVLFGVGMFVGNLISGRIADRAPRSAMCGALALLTLVLGAFTFTVHDKVATCVTVFLFGAATFATISPLQMRIMAKAEGAPTLASASNIAAFNLANAAGPLLGGRIIGAGLGYPALNWAGALVTFVGLVLAALGVAAERKERAVAPAVTSPSESAAAH